A genome region from Chitinophagales bacterium includes the following:
- a CDS encoding CcoQ/FixQ family Cbb3-type cytochrome c oxidase assembly chaperone — MKMSNYLVEIAGVSIYPIISLLLFVVFFVGVLVWVFFMDKNKVNYIANLPFGHNEKDNHSSNQSS; from the coding sequence ATGAAAATGTCAAATTATTTAGTGGAAATAGCAGGAGTATCAATATATCCGATTATCTCCTTATTGCTATTCGTAGTGTTTTTCGTAGGAGTTCTCGTCTGGGTTTTCTTTATGGATAAAAATAAAGTGAACTATATCGCCAACCTACCTTTTGGTCATAACGAGAAAGACAATCATTCTTCCAATCAATCATCTTAA
- the ccoS gene encoding cbb3-type cytochrome oxidase assembly protein CcoS: MEILLMLMVASFIISGGFLIAFIWNVKSGQFDDTYGPSQKILFEDSISTKEINPTKNN, from the coding sequence ATGGAAATACTCTTAATGCTCATGGTCGCAAGTTTTATTATCTCTGGAGGTTTTCTAATAGCCTTTATATGGAATGTAAAATCTGGTCAGTTTGACGACACCTATGGTCCTTCTCAGAAAATACTCTTTGAAGATTCTATATCTACTAAAGAAATAAACCCAACTAAAAATAATTAA
- the ccoN gene encoding cytochrome-c oxidase, cbb3-type subunit I, which produces MQVEKFHYDNRLPKMFAQATIFWGFVGMLLGLIAAIQLIHPFFNFSDYFPHLAFGRLRPVHTNAVIFAFVGNGIFTAIYYALPRVLKTPMWSRALGNIHFWGWQLLIVMAAVTLLFGYTTGKEYAELEWPLDIWITLIWVVFGVNMFGTILTRRERYMYVAVWFFIASWVTVAVLHIVNSFELPISFTALKSYSLYAGVQDALVQWWYGHNAVAFFLTTPYLGVMYYFLPKAAERPVYSYRLSIVHFWTLIFLYIWAGPHHLLYTALPDWAQSLGTVFSVMLILPSWGGMLNGLFTLRGAWDKVASDPVLKFMVVAITCYGMATFEGPMLSLKNVNAISHYTDWTVGHVHIGALGWNGFLTFAVMYWLFPRMYNTKLYSTKLASTHFWIGTLGIIIYAIPMYWSAFRTYFMLKSFTPEGQLQYQFMDAVQSVLPFYIMRAVGGTLYLAGVVLMIYNLIKTCASGKFVASEEAEAPALAKDYTPAAGVHWHNIFERKPMLMLGTALVVILIGGIVEFVPTFLVKSNVPTIASVKPYTPLELQGRDIYIREGCYNCHSQMIRPFRYEVKRYGEYSKAGEFVYDHPFQFGSKRTGPDLAREGGLRPNSWHFNHMLDPQSMASGSIMPTYPSLFDNDIDKGTTASKIHTMRNLGVPYPDNYEAQANADLEKQAGEIVANLKQDKIAADPNKEIIALIAYLQRLGTDIKNEK; this is translated from the coding sequence ATGCAAGTAGAAAAATTTCATTATGACAATCGACTTCCCAAGATGTTTGCGCAAGCTACCATTTTTTGGGGCTTCGTAGGCATGCTTCTTGGTTTGATAGCTGCCATCCAGCTTATTCATCCCTTCTTCAATTTCTCGGATTATTTTCCTCATTTGGCATTTGGGAGATTGAGACCGGTACACACAAATGCCGTTATTTTTGCATTTGTTGGTAATGGTATTTTTACCGCTATTTACTATGCTTTGCCTCGAGTACTCAAGACACCTATGTGGAGCCGCGCTTTAGGCAACATACACTTTTGGGGTTGGCAATTGCTTATAGTCATGGCGGCTGTGACGCTTCTGTTTGGGTATACAACGGGTAAAGAATATGCTGAACTGGAGTGGCCATTGGATATCTGGATTACGCTTATTTGGGTTGTATTTGGAGTCAATATGTTCGGAACTATCCTGACGAGAAGAGAGCGATATATGTATGTGGCTGTGTGGTTTTTTATAGCCTCTTGGGTTACTGTAGCGGTGCTACATATTGTCAATTCTTTTGAACTTCCTATTTCGTTTACTGCATTGAAAAGTTATTCACTCTATGCTGGAGTACAAGATGCATTAGTACAATGGTGGTATGGACACAATGCGGTAGCATTTTTCTTGACTACGCCGTACTTAGGTGTCATGTATTATTTCCTTCCAAAAGCAGCTGAGCGTCCGGTATATTCATATAGATTGAGTATTGTTCACTTCTGGACATTGATTTTCTTGTATATATGGGCAGGTCCTCACCACTTACTTTATACTGCGCTTCCAGACTGGGCACAGTCATTAGGAACAGTATTTTCCGTTATGCTTATCCTTCCTAGCTGGGGTGGTATGCTCAATGGTTTATTTACTTTGAGAGGAGCTTGGGATAAAGTCGCTTCTGACCCTGTATTAAAATTTATGGTGGTAGCAATTACCTGCTATGGTATGGCTACATTTGAAGGTCCTATGCTATCTTTGAAAAATGTCAATGCGATATCACACTATACCGACTGGACAGTAGGTCACGTGCATATTGGCGCCTTAGGTTGGAATGGATTTTTGACCTTTGCGGTTATGTATTGGCTATTCCCTAGAATGTACAATACCAAACTATATTCTACCAAACTGGCTTCTACACACTTCTGGATAGGGACTTTAGGTATCATTATCTATGCTATCCCTATGTATTGGTCAGCATTCAGAACCTATTTTATGTTGAAGTCTTTCACCCCTGAAGGTCAACTTCAGTATCAGTTTATGGATGCTGTGCAGAGCGTACTTCCATTCTACATTATGCGTGCTGTGGGTGGCACCTTGTATTTAGCTGGTGTAGTACTTATGATTTACAATCTCATCAAGACATGTGCTAGCGGAAAATTCGTAGCGAGTGAGGAAGCAGAAGCTCCAGCATTGGCAAAGGATTATACCCCAGCGGCGGGAGTTCATTGGCACAATATATTTGAGCGTAAACCAATGCTTATGTTAGGTACTGCTTTAGTCGTGATTCTTATTGGTGGTATTGTAGAATTTGTACCTACTTTTCTAGTAAAATCAAATGTACCTACCATAGCCAGTGTGAAACCATACACTCCTCTTGAATTGCAAGGTAGAGATATTTATATAAGAGAAGGTTGTTACAATTGTCATTCACAAATGATACGACCATTCCGATATGAAGTGAAGCGATATGGCGAATACTCCAAAGCAGGTGAGTTTGTTTACGACCACCCGTTCCAATTTGGAAGTAAGCGTACAGGACCAGATTTAGCACGCGAAGGTGGATTGAGACCGAATAGCTGGCACTTCAATCACATGCTAGACCCTCAGTCTATGGCTAGTGGCTCTATAATGCCTACCTATCCAAGTCTCTTTGATAATGATATAGACAAAGGAACAACAGCTTCTAAGATTCACACCATGCGAAATCTCGGCGTACCTTATCCTGATAATTATGAGGCACAGGCTAATGCAGACCTAGAGAAGCAAGCTGGTGAAATTGTAGCTAACCTAAAGCAAGATAAAATAGCTGCTGATCCCAATAAAGAAATCATAGCGCTGATAGCCTATCTACAGCGTTTAGGAACAGATATCAAAAACGAGAAATAA